In Campylobacter sp. 2014D-0216, the following proteins share a genomic window:
- the maf gene encoding septum formation inhibitor Maf, with amino-acid sequence MLYLASSSPSRVALLKEANIAFEQIIVDYDESLAIKDNPNSYVQKTVLEKERQFFVKHPDLKNVLFADSIVCAQNTILTKAKNDNEAFNMLNLQSGKSISILSAMILILDNKKIFNLSKCDLILDKFDPQDMQEYIDSKSYEGKAGAVMCEGFHKKYIKKIIGCQSTALGLNIELLKAFL; translated from the coding sequence ATGCTTTATTTAGCTTCAAGTTCACCTTCACGCGTAGCTTTGTTAAAAGAGGCTAATATAGCCTTTGAACAAATTATTGTTGATTATGATGAGAGTTTGGCTATAAAAGATAATCCAAACTCCTATGTACAAAAAACTGTCTTAGAAAAAGAAAGGCAGTTTTTTGTAAAACACCCTGATTTAAAAAATGTTTTGTTTGCTGATAGTATAGTTTGCGCTCAAAATACAATCTTAACCAAAGCCAAAAATGACAATGAAGCTTTTAATATGCTTAATTTGCAAAGTGGCAAAAGCATTAGTATTTTAAGTGCAATGATTTTAATTTTAGACAATAAAAAAATTTTTAACCTTAGCAAGTGCGATTTGATTTTAGATAAATTTGATCCTCAAGATATGCAAGAATATATTGATTCAAAATCATACGAAGGAAAAGCCGGAGCGGTGATGTGTGAAGGTTTTCATAAAAAGTATATTAAAAAAATCATAGGTTGTCAAAGCACAGCTTTAGGACTTAATATAGAACTTTTGAAAGCATTTTTATGA
- a CDS encoding penicillin-binding protein 1A, producing the protein MKILKIFLSLCVVCIVGVFIFIAYLFSDSDLNQYTFKDYKPPLTTQIFDKNGKLVANVFEQHRFYAPYEELPPRLIEALVAIEDTSFFEHDGVNIDAIFRAAIKIIRSGGKTMEGASTLTQQFIKNTELTPERTLNRKLKEALLAYKIENTLTKEQILERYLNFIFFGHGYYGVKTAALGYFRKNLDELTLKEIAILVGMPKAPSTYDPTRHLDLSLARANSVVQRMYNLGWISNEEYKKALEEIPKVYDDTLTQNAAPYVTQEVLKQLSGIKDLKSGGYKIELTLDLDVQNIAKEALKFGYDEIVKRDKDANLSTLNGAMIVANHQNGDILALVGGVNYTKSNFNRATQSLRQPGSSFKPFLYQIAIDMGYSPMSKIADISRIFESNKEDEKDWKPKNYGGKFLGLISLKEALTGSRNLATINLALALGLDVIHEKLSFMGFKNIPVDLSIVLGSFGISIYDYAKLYTVFGNYGIQKDLILIKRVIDKNGKVIVEFNSGERKISEPEQAFLVNDMMQNVVKKGTGRNARVEGIEIAGKTGTSNKSVDAWFCGLTPEIEAIIWYGNDDNKPMKQTEGGARTAAPVFKEFLTKYLELYPDSARKFSIPKGVYQGFFEKQREYYTHTSPFPKNNPSLSENSEIIF; encoded by the coding sequence ATAAAAATACTAAAAATTTTTCTTTCTTTATGTGTAGTTTGTATAGTAGGCGTTTTTATTTTTATTGCTTATTTGTTTTCAGATTCTGATTTAAATCAATACACCTTTAAAGACTATAAACCACCTCTTACTACGCAAATTTTTGATAAAAATGGAAAATTAGTTGCAAATGTTTTTGAACAACACCGCTTTTATGCTCCTTATGAAGAACTTCCACCAAGACTCATAGAAGCTTTAGTGGCTATAGAAGATACTAGCTTTTTTGAACACGATGGTGTGAATATCGATGCAATCTTTAGAGCAGCTATTAAGATTATAAGAAGTGGTGGTAAAACCATGGAGGGTGCTTCCACACTCACACAGCAATTCATCAAAAATACCGAGCTAACTCCTGAACGCACCCTAAATAGAAAACTAAAAGAAGCTTTACTTGCTTATAAAATAGAAAACACCTTAACCAAAGAACAGATTTTAGAAAGATATTTAAATTTTATTTTCTTTGGCCATGGGTATTATGGGGTAAAGACTGCTGCACTTGGATATTTTAGAAAAAATTTAGATGAACTCACTCTAAAAGAAATTGCTATATTAGTAGGTATGCCAAAAGCACCAAGTACTTATGATCCTACTAGACACTTAGACCTTTCTTTGGCTAGAGCAAATAGTGTAGTTCAAAGAATGTATAATCTTGGTTGGATTTCCAATGAAGAATATAAAAAAGCCTTAGAAGAAATTCCAAAAGTGTATGATGACACTCTCACGCAAAATGCAGCTCCTTATGTTACTCAAGAAGTTTTAAAACAACTAAGCGGGATCAAGGATCTAAAAAGCGGTGGTTACAAAATAGAACTTACTCTTGATCTTGATGTGCAAAATATCGCAAAAGAGGCATTAAAATTTGGCTATGATGAGATCGTAAAAAGAGATAAAGATGCTAACTTAAGTACTCTTAATGGCGCCATGATAGTAGCTAATCATCAAAATGGCGATATTTTAGCCTTAGTTGGTGGAGTAAACTACACCAAAAGCAACTTCAACCGCGCCACTCAAAGCTTAAGGCAACCTGGTAGTTCCTTTAAGCCTTTCTTATATCAAATCGCAATTGACATGGGCTACTCCCCTATGAGTAAGATTGCTGATATATCAAGAATTTTTGAAAGCAATAAAGAAGATGAAAAAGACTGGAAGCCTAAAAACTACGGCGGTAAATTTTTAGGACTAATAAGCTTAAAGGAAGCATTAACTGGCTCAAGAAACTTAGCAACTATCAATCTTGCATTAGCATTAGGACTTGATGTAATCCATGAAAAACTTAGCTTTATGGGTTTTAAAAACATTCCCGTTGATTTGTCTATCGTGCTAGGTAGTTTTGGAATTTCAATTTATGATTATGCTAAGCTTTATACGGTTTTTGGAAATTATGGGATACAAAAAGATTTAATACTCATTAAAAGAGTGATAGATAAAAATGGTAAGGTTATTGTGGAATTTAACTCCGGAGAAAGAAAAATCAGCGAACCCGAACAAGCCTTTTTGGTTAATGATATGATGCAAAATGTTGTAAAAAAAGGTACCGGACGCAATGCAAGAGTTGAAGGTATTGAAATAGCAGGTAAAACCGGCACATCAAACAAAAGTGTTGATGCGTGGTTTTGTGGTTTAACACCTGAAATAGAAGCTATCATTTGGTATGGCAATGATGATAACAAACCTATGAAGCAAACCGAAGGTGGTGCAAGAACAGCTGCACCTGTTTTTAAAGAATTTCTAACTAAATACCTAGAACTTTACCCTGATAGTGCAAGAAAATTTAGCATACCAAAAGGAGTATATCAGGGATTTTTTGAAAAACAAAGAGAATATTACACTCACACCTCTCCTTTTCCAAAAAACAATCCTAGTCTTTCTGAAAACAGCGAGATAATTTTTTAA
- the msrP gene encoding protein-methionine-sulfoxide reductase catalytic subunit MsrP: MKITSEQLYNKRRHFLKLGAGALVSSTLIQSKLMALNFFPDPNNKKLKLSDEKIATNYVNFYEFSTDKKRAVELAKNFNTQGWKIEVSGEVEEPLSLTMEDLLAFPLEERIYRFRCVETWSMVVPWVGFELRALIEKCKVKSDAKFIKFTTLFDKNQFADQASFFPTLDYPYVEGLRMDEAMHPLTIIAVGMYKKPLLGQNGAPIRLVVPWKYGFKSIKSIAKIEFTKEQPKSTWELANPREYGFYANVNPNVSHPRWSQANERPLGDFFTKPTVLFNGYEKEVAHLYKDMDLKVHF; the protein is encoded by the coding sequence ATGAAAATCACAAGCGAACAGTTATATAACAAAAGACGCCATTTTTTAAAACTAGGTGCGGGTGCTTTAGTTAGCTCAACACTTATACAATCCAAGCTAATGGCACTTAATTTCTTTCCTGATCCAAACAATAAAAAGCTAAAATTAAGCGATGAAAAAATCGCAACTAATTATGTTAATTTTTATGAATTTTCCACAGACAAAAAAAGAGCCGTTGAGCTTGCAAAAAATTTCAATACTCAAGGCTGGAAAATAGAAGTAAGCGGGGAAGTAGAAGAACCATTAAGTTTAACTATGGAAGATTTACTAGCTTTTCCTTTAGAAGAAAGAATTTATAGATTTCGCTGTGTTGAAACCTGGTCTATGGTTGTGCCATGGGTAGGATTTGAACTGCGCGCATTGATAGAAAAGTGCAAGGTTAAAAGTGATGCAAAATTTATCAAATTTACCACTCTTTTTGATAAAAATCAATTTGCCGATCAAGCTTCGTTTTTTCCAACTTTAGATTATCCTTATGTAGAAGGCTTAAGAATGGATGAGGCTATGCACCCCTTAACGATTATAGCAGTAGGTATGTATAAAAAACCTTTATTGGGCCAAAATGGTGCACCAATCCGTCTTGTTGTGCCATGGAAATACGGTTTTAAAAGTATTAAATCTATTGCCAAAATAGAATTTACCAAAGAACAGCCAAAATCAACATGGGAGCTAGCCAACCCTAGAGAATATGGTTTTTATGCCAATGTCAACCCTAACGTTTCACATCCAAGATGGTCTCAAGCTAATGAGCGTCCTTTGGGAGATTTTTTCACCAAACCAACTGTATTGTTTAATGGTTATGAAAAAGAAGTAGCACATTTGTATAAAGATATGGATTTAAAGGTTCATTTTTGA
- a CDS encoding sulfite oxidase heme-binding subunit YedZ has protein sequence MYKKIYNSIGFLAFILSIIYSCYQITQEFDIVKSVYFYSGIFALIFFGCSLFFSLLKYKHSKDYPKFLGFYAFFWTLIHFLNYFVFGKNLNVFIFIKDTFSKILELSGFIGFFIITLMFISSFKPFKKFSKVRKLGYLCFLISTWHYFLSAKVPQAPHILTLTLAVVFLLFKLWKNYKKRKKVTFL, from the coding sequence ATGTATAAAAAAATTTACAATAGCATCGGATTTTTAGCTTTTATACTTAGCATAATTTATAGTTGTTATCAAATAACACAAGAATTTGATATTGTTAAATCTGTGTATTTTTATAGTGGAATATTTGCTTTAATCTTTTTTGGTTGTAGTTTATTTTTCTCACTTTTAAAATACAAACACTCTAAAGATTATCCTAAATTTTTGGGCTTTTATGCTTTTTTTTGGACTTTAATTCATTTTTTAAATTATTTTGTCTTTGGAAAAAATCTAAATGTATTTATTTTTATCAAGGATACTTTTAGTAAAATTTTAGAACTAAGTGGCTTTATAGGCTTTTTCATCATTACCTTAATGTTTATAAGCTCTTTTAAGCCTTTTAAAAAATTCAGCAAAGTAAGAAAGTTAGGCTATCTTTGTTTTTTAATAAGCACTTGGCATTATTTTTTATCTGCCAAAGTACCACAAGCGCCACATATTTTAACCCTCACTCTTGCGGTGGTTTTTTTACTGTTTAAGTTATGGAAAAATTACAAAAAGAGAAAAAAAGTAACTTTTCTATAA
- a CDS encoding NAD(P)/FAD-dependent oxidoreductase, with protein MQRRDFLNGMALAILAGMTPLQVLYGKEAKIEDFTKEYYPPKWLGLRGSNNASYEFAHMLRDGEKFDFSAIKPKQEYDLVVVGAGISGLAAACFYQNKFGKNKKILILDNHDDFGGHARRNEIELENGTILSYGGSETFQSPKALYSKEVVDLLASLGVDIDELAKRFDVNFYPDLNLSRGVYFSKAEFGVDKVVSGNPRKVICDDIPEGRHNGRSIEAFIGDFPLNEKDKKDLIALFKSEKDYLKGMNKTQRDTYVAKTSYKKFLEEKVKLSPQAIKFFEGMTDDFLALGIDAISCEDARVSFLPGFDKLGLDPIEGDALAEMEEPYIHHCADGNATVARLMVRRLIPDVSKKGKDMDDVTLAHFDYSKLDLAKNKVRLRLNSTVINVENTKDGALVTYVNKGKNYRVKAKKVVMANYNSMIPYIIPTLPQEQKDALSKNVKTSLLHTNVIISNWEPFIKLGVHEIYSPKMPYARTKLDYPVDMGGYHHPRDPKKPICVHMVCSPLVFADIQGIDLEGMDARDRARVGRNLLFTMSFEEHEKIIRDQLQGMLGSAGFDHERDIQAIVVNRWGHCYSYTENSLYDDSDEAQKTIELARRPFGNITIANSDAAWDAYMHAAIDQAYRAVNEL; from the coding sequence ATGCAAAGAAGAGATTTTTTAAATGGAATGGCTTTGGCTATACTCGCAGGAATGACTCCTTTGCAAGTACTTTATGGAAAAGAAGCCAAAATAGAAGATTTTACCAAAGAATACTACCCTCCAAAGTGGCTTGGACTAAGAGGTAGCAACAATGCAAGTTATGAATTTGCGCATATGTTAAGAGATGGTGAAAAATTTGATTTCAGTGCGATCAAGCCAAAACAAGAGTATGATTTGGTTGTAGTTGGAGCTGGAATTAGCGGATTAGCAGCAGCTTGTTTTTATCAAAATAAATTTGGAAAAAATAAAAAAATTCTAATTCTTGATAATCACGATGATTTTGGTGGACATGCTAGAAGAAATGAAATAGAACTAGAAAATGGCACTATTTTAAGTTACGGTGGTAGTGAAACCTTTCAATCCCCAAAAGCACTGTACTCTAAAGAAGTGGTAGATTTACTAGCTTCATTAGGAGTGGATATTGATGAATTAGCCAAACGCTTTGATGTGAATTTTTATCCTGATTTAAATCTTAGTCGTGGTGTGTATTTTTCTAAAGCTGAATTTGGTGTAGATAAAGTCGTTAGCGGCAACCCTAGAAAGGTGATTTGTGATGATATTCCTGAAGGCAGACACAATGGTAGAAGCATCGAAGCCTTTATAGGTGATTTTCCATTAAATGAAAAAGATAAAAAAGATCTTATTGCTTTGTTTAAAAGTGAAAAAGATTATTTAAAAGGCATGAATAAAACACAAAGAGACACTTATGTTGCAAAAACAAGTTATAAAAAATTCTTAGAAGAAAAGGTTAAGCTATCACCACAAGCTATAAAATTCTTCGAAGGTATGACAGATGACTTTTTAGCTTTAGGTATTGATGCTATCTCTTGTGAAGATGCTAGAGTTTCTTTTTTACCTGGTTTTGACAAACTAGGACTAGATCCAATCGAGGGTGATGCTTTAGCTGAAATGGAAGAGCCATACATTCATCACTGTGCTGATGGTAATGCAACAGTCGCTAGATTAATGGTTAGAAGACTCATTCCTGATGTTTCTAAAAAAGGCAAAGATATGGATGATGTAACTCTTGCACATTTTGATTATTCCAAACTTGATTTAGCTAAGAATAAAGTGAGATTAAGACTAAATAGCACTGTTATCAATGTAGAAAACACTAAAGATGGTGCTTTGGTGACTTATGTCAACAAAGGCAAAAATTACAGAGTTAAAGCAAAAAAAGTAGTAATGGCAAATTACAACAGTATGATTCCTTATATCATCCCAACCTTACCACAAGAACAAAAAGACGCTTTAAGCAAAAATGTTAAAACATCACTATTACATACTAATGTAATTATTAGCAATTGGGAGCCTTTTATCAAACTTGGGGTTCATGAAATTTACTCTCCTAAAATGCCTTATGCTAGAACAAAGCTTGATTATCCTGTAGACATGGGAGGCTATCACCACCCAAGAGACCCTAAAAAACCAATCTGTGTTCATATGGTTTGCTCTCCTTTGGTTTTTGCAGATATACAAGGAATTGATCTTGAAGGAATGGATGCAAGAGATAGAGCAAGAGTAGGTAGAAATTTACTATTTACCATGAGCTTTGAAGAGCATGAAAAAATCATTCGCGATCAACTCCAAGGTATGCTTGGATCAGCCGGTTTTGACCATGAAAGAGATATTCAAGCTATTGTTGTCAATCGTTGGGGACATTGTTATTCTTATACCGAAAACAGTCTTTATGATGATAGCGATGAAGCGCAAAAAACCATCGAACTTGCAAGAAGACCTTTTGGCAACATTACTATTGCCAATTCTGATGCTGCTTGGGATGCTTACATGCATGCGGCAATCGATCAAGCTTATCGTGCTGTTAATGAACTTTAA
- a CDS encoding heavy metal translocating P-type ATPase has product MHEIKLKIGNMTCVNCSNAIEKVCAKIDGVKDVSVSYVNSSGVFLLKDLSLEKKIKEKIKALGFEVLHEEQNLYEFKVQELKNMKIKLITSIILSAIVMYFEMFIQSNTSALIQMFLSVVVIFGCGKDFFIHAFKGLKHKNLDMNTLISLGAFTSFVYSFFVYFGVFSKDGYLYFSGGAMIISFVLLGKYLEEKAKFKSLEYQNKLKNIDIKKANIILEDGSIKSIPSAFVKENDVILVKEGENVVADGVIIAGEAEVDVSFLTGEFLPLLKKQNDEILAGSVLINGSLKIKASKKAIESSLEQIKDLVFKAGNIKTPLANLANKISAYFVACIIIFSFFVFAFWYFKEGINAAFLHACATLLISCPCALGLATPIAIVSALANGARNFILVKNPAVLESLTGIKLAIFDKTGTLSQDDLSVYKHNLTQEDFQKLMQIENLSSHPIAKAFTKKMNVNLNSQGKLSVLVGSGLLYQENEDEYLIGNEKLMLENGVDIQKSKQFLQKFEDQAPVCLYFAKNRNCLGGVCLKNELKKEAKKLIANLKQKGIKSIILSGDNKNSVAKIANELNIDTYYFDLKPSQKLDFIKEKIKEEKVLFIGDGINDAPALNLASASISFSKASELAKKSGDLILIKDDLSLIAYCFELSQRTKNIIKLNLFWAFIYNALCIPIAAGFVPFITLSPHLAALAMCFSSVTVVLNSLRLR; this is encoded by the coding sequence ATGCATGAGATAAAATTAAAAATAGGCAATATGACCTGTGTTAATTGCTCTAATGCCATAGAAAAAGTCTGTGCAAAAATTGATGGGGTGAAAGATGTAAGTGTTTCTTATGTGAATTCTAGTGGAGTGTTTTTGCTTAAAGATTTATCTTTGGAGAAAAAAATAAAAGAAAAAATTAAAGCACTTGGTTTTGAAGTATTGCATGAAGAGCAAAATTTATATGAATTTAAAGTGCAAGAACTTAAAAATATGAAAATAAAGCTTATTACAAGCATAATCTTAAGTGCTATTGTGATGTATTTTGAAATGTTTATTCAAAGCAATACTTCTGCTTTGATTCAAATGTTTTTATCTGTGGTAGTGATTTTTGGTTGTGGAAAAGATTTTTTTATCCATGCTTTTAAAGGATTAAAACATAAAAATTTAGACATGAATACCTTGATATCCTTGGGAGCTTTTACTTCTTTTGTATATTCTTTTTTTGTGTATTTTGGGGTATTTAGTAAAGATGGGTATTTGTATTTTAGTGGTGGAGCGATGATTATAAGCTTTGTTTTACTGGGTAAATATCTAGAAGAAAAGGCCAAATTTAAATCCTTAGAATATCAAAACAAATTAAAAAACATAGATATTAAAAAAGCTAATATAATCTTAGAAGATGGAAGCATAAAAAGCATACCTAGTGCTTTTGTGAAAGAAAACGATGTGATCTTGGTAAAAGAGGGAGAAAATGTTGTTGCTGATGGGGTGATTATCGCAGGTGAGGCTGAAGTTGATGTGAGTTTTTTAACAGGGGAGTTTTTGCCGCTTTTGAAAAAGCAAAATGATGAAATTTTAGCAGGAAGTGTATTAATTAATGGAAGTTTAAAGATTAAAGCTAGTAAAAAGGCGATTGAAAGTTCATTAGAGCAAATCAAGGATCTTGTTTTTAAAGCAGGTAATATCAAAACTCCTTTGGCTAATTTAGCGAATAAAATTTCAGCTTATTTTGTAGCATGTATAATTATTTTTTCATTTTTTGTGTTTGCTTTTTGGTATTTTAAAGAAGGAATAAATGCTGCATTTTTACATGCTTGTGCCACGCTTTTAATTTCTTGTCCTTGTGCTTTAGGTTTAGCAACTCCTATAGCTATAGTCAGTGCTTTAGCAAATGGTGCAAGAAATTTTATCTTAGTGAAAAATCCAGCGGTATTAGAGAGTTTAACTGGCATAAAACTTGCTATTTTTGATAAAACAGGCACATTAAGCCAAGATGATTTAAGTGTTTATAAACATAATCTTACTCAAGAAGATTTTCAAAAACTTATGCAAATTGAAAATTTAAGCTCGCACCCAATCGCAAAAGCTTTTACTAAAAAAATGAATGTAAATTTAAATTCGCAAGGAAAATTAAGTGTTTTAGTGGGTAGTGGTTTGCTTTATCAAGAAAATGAAGATGAATATTTAATAGGCAATGAAAAATTAATGCTTGAAAATGGTGTTGATATACAAAAAAGCAAACAATTTTTACAAAAATTTGAAGATCAAGCGCCTGTGTGTTTGTACTTTGCAAAAAATAGAAATTGCCTAGGTGGGGTGTGTTTAAAAAATGAATTAAAAAAAGAAGCTAAAAAATTGATAGCCAATTTAAAACAAAAGGGTATAAAAAGTATAATTTTAAGTGGCGATAATAAAAATAGCGTTGCAAAAATAGCAAATGAGCTTAATATCGATACATATTATTTTGATTTAAAACCTAGTCAAAAGCTTGATTTTATAAAAGAAAAAATCAAAGAAGAAAAAGTACTTTTTATAGGCGATGGTATTAATGATGCGCCTGCTTTAAATTTAGCTAGTGCAAGTATAAGCTTTTCCAAAGCAAGTGAACTTGCTAAAAAAAGCGGGGATTTGATTTTAATAAAAGATGATTTATCGTTGATAGCTTATTGTTTTGAGCTGTCTCAAAGAACTAAAAATATCATCAAACTTAATCTTTTTTGGGCTTTTATTTACAATGCTTTGTGTATTCCTATTGCGGCAGGATTTGTGCCATTTATAACGCTTAGTCCACATTTAGCAGCCTTGGCAATGTGTTTTAGTTCAGTAACAGTTGTATTGAATTCTTTAAGATTGCGTTAG
- a CDS encoding heavy-metal-associated domain-containing protein has protein sequence MIIKTKNINCQSCVNLIKASLEDEFGAMQINVETQSIEIDLKAEQVEEFKKQLQDLGFEIDNA, from the coding sequence ATGATTATTAAGACTAAAAATATCAACTGTCAAAGTTGTGTAAATTTGATCAAAGCTTCTTTGGAAGATGAATTTGGTGCTATGCAAATTAATGTTGAAACACAAAGTATTGAGATTGATTTAAAAGCAGAGCAGGTTGAAGAATTTAAAAAACAATTACAAGATTTGGGTTTTGAAATAGATAATGCATGA
- a CDS encoding GNAT family N-acetyltransferase codes for MVRKARKTDVKKCIQLLALAMDHFIYKLSGCDEYQKAIEVLEGFFIQENNRLSYENVCVYEENGEILGAICFYDGIMADELDMPLNDHLKSLGINEKVLKECEDEFYLDSICVDEKARGKGIAKKLIEYAFNEALRNGKKLSLIVEDENINAKILYEKMGFKLIKNKIFHSHLYEYREKGE; via the coding sequence GTGGTAAGAAAAGCTAGAAAAACTGATGTGAAAAAATGCATTCAATTGCTTGCTTTGGCGATGGATCATTTTATTTATAAGCTTAGCGGATGTGATGAGTATCAAAAAGCCATAGAAGTTTTAGAGGGCTTTTTTATCCAAGAGAATAATCGTTTAAGTTATGAAAATGTATGCGTATATGAGGAAAATGGTGAAATTTTGGGTGCGATTTGTTTTTATGATGGGATTATGGCAGATGAGCTAGATATGCCTTTAAATGATCATTTAAAAAGTTTAGGCATTAACGAAAAGGTGTTAAAAGAATGTGAAGATGAGTTTTATTTAGATAGCATTTGTGTAGATGAGAAAGCTAGGGGAAAGGGCATTGCTAAGAAATTGATTGAATATGCCTTTAATGAAGCTTTGAGGAATGGTAAAAAACTTTCATTGATTGTTGAAGATGAAAATATCAATGCAAAAATACTTTATGAAAAAATGGGTTTTAAATTGATAAAAAATAAAATTTTTCATTCACATTTATATGAATATAGAGAAAAAGGAGAATGA
- a CDS encoding YebC/PmpR family DNA-binding transcriptional regulator: protein MGRAFEYRRASKEARWDKMSKLFPKLAKAIQVAAKEGGADPDMNPKLRSAIATAKANNMPKDNIDAAIKRASGKDSADIKNIHYEGKAAHGALIIVECMSDNPTRTVANVKAIFSKNGGEILQNGSLTFMFSHKAVFHLEKYDGDLEELELELIDAGLEELEQNDEELLVIGDYTAFGELSNAIEKKGLVLKKAGLEYLANNPVSFNEEQLLDIEKLLDKLEDDDDVQAVYTNIE from the coding sequence ATGGGAAGAGCGTTTGAATACCGCAGAGCCTCTAAAGAAGCAAGATGGGATAAAATGAGCAAACTTTTTCCAAAACTTGCAAAAGCAATACAAGTAGCAGCAAAAGAAGGTGGAGCCGATCCTGACATGAATCCAAAGCTTCGTAGTGCTATTGCTACTGCAAAAGCCAATAATATGCCAAAAGATAATATCGATGCGGCTATTAAAAGAGCTAGCGGTAAAGATAGTGCTGATATTAAAAATATCCACTACGAAGGAAAAGCTGCGCATGGTGCATTGATCATTGTTGAATGTATGAGCGATAATCCTACTCGTACTGTAGCAAATGTAAAAGCAATTTTTAGCAAAAATGGTGGAGAAATTTTACAAAATGGCTCTTTGACTTTTATGTTTTCACATAAGGCTGTTTTTCATCTTGAAAAATACGATGGAGATCTTGAAGAACTCGAGCTTGAGCTAATCGATGCAGGACTTGAAGAGCTTGAGCAAAATGATGAAGAATTATTGGTTATTGGCGATTATACTGCTTTTGGTGAGCTTAGTAATGCCATAGAAAAAAAAGGATTGGTGCTTAAAAAAGCAGGACTTGAATACCTTGCTAACAATCCTGTAAGTTTCAACGAAGAACAACTTCTTGACATTGAAAAATTGCTTGATAAATTAGAAGATGATGATGATGTACAAGCAGTTTACACTAACATAGAATAG
- a CDS encoding peptidylprolyl isomerase has protein sequence MLKKIDTKDAKKYNFAIISTEKGDMKLELFPDEAPQTVCNFANLANEGFYDELVFHRVIPNFVIQGGCPYGIGSGGPGYEIECECDDQKHQHLRGSLSMAHAGRDTGGSQFFICHSPQPHLDGVHTIFGQINPEDKESLEVLDSIRAGDKIKTIQILEKL, from the coding sequence ATGCTTAAAAAAATCGATACAAAAGATGCTAAAAAATACAACTTTGCCATCATTAGCACTGAAAAAGGTGATATGAAATTAGAATTATTTCCTGATGAAGCACCACAAACAGTATGCAACTTCGCTAATTTAGCTAACGAAGGTTTTTATGATGAACTTGTTTTTCACCGTGTGATTCCAAATTTTGTTATCCAAGGTGGTTGTCCTTATGGCATAGGCTCAGGTGGTCCTGGCTATGAGATAGAGTGCGAGTGTGATGATCAAAAACACCAACACTTAAGAGGTAGTTTATCTATGGCTCATGCTGGTAGAGATACAGGCGGATCGCAATTTTTCATCTGCCACAGCCCACAACCTCATTTAGATGGCGTGCATACCATATTCGGACAAATCAACCCAGAAGACAAAGAAAGTCTAGAAGTTTTAGATAGCATTAGAGCTGGAGATAAAATCAAAACAATCCAAATTCTAGAAAAACTTTAA
- a CDS encoding DedA family protein → MLSDMIDFLLTLAKDWGYWGIIFLMFIESSFFPFPSEVVMIPAGYLAHQNELNFWLCLLCGTFGALLGALLNYYLCYFLGRNFTLKICKYFGVNEAKFAQFEAFFNKHGEISTFSGRLIPGLRQYISLPAGLARMNLKKFIFYTSLGAGIWCLILLILGYVLGQNEDLIKEYLHLVIIACIVFIAVIIAIYIYFQKKKSHI, encoded by the coding sequence ATGCTTAGTGATATGATTGATTTTTTACTTACCCTTGCAAAAGATTGGGGTTATTGGGGGATCATCTTTCTTATGTTCATCGAAAGCTCATTTTTTCCTTTCCCTAGTGAAGTAGTGATGATACCTGCTGGATATTTAGCTCATCAAAATGAACTTAATTTTTGGCTATGTTTACTTTGTGGAACTTTTGGAGCACTTTTGGGAGCTTTGCTTAATTATTATTTATGCTATTTTTTAGGACGTAATTTTACTTTAAAAATATGCAAATATTTTGGGGTCAATGAAGCAAAATTTGCACAATTTGAAGCATTTTTTAATAAACACGGTGAGATATCAACCTTTAGCGGAAGATTAATCCCTGGTTTACGCCAATATATCTCTTTGCCTGCAGGATTAGCAAGAATGAATTTGAAAAAGTTTATATTTTATACTAGTTTGGGGGCTGGAATTTGGTGTCTAATTTTGCTTATATTAGGCTATGTTTTAGGACAAAATGAAGATTTAATCAAAGAGTATTTACATTTGGTTATTATCGCGTGTATTGTATTTATAGCAGTAATCATCGCTATTTACATCTACTTTCAAAAAAAGAAAAGCCATATTTAG